TTTGCACAGGTGACATCGCGGGGTGGAGGCTGGGCGTTGATGCGGGTAGTGACCCCCACGTGCGGTACATAGTTTCAATGTCGAACGCTTCTTCAGTCTTGGGAGGACGGGATGCTGACGAACATGTTGGGAACATTCATGGAGTACGAGTAGCCATATCCACAACTTCTCTGTATTGTCTTAGCTGACAATGGCTTTTATAGGGGCGGACGCGTGTCGTCTCGTCTTGAGGGGCGCAGTCGGCAATACGAGGGCATCGATTCACATGGACTTTTGCTGCATAATCTGTGGTGCCGTTTCTGGTGACCCCATCCTACGCTGCGGGAAGATCTCCAAGGGCTGGTCGCTGCCGTTGGGTTGACAACCACCGTTTTCCACTGGACAAATGTCTCCTATCTCTGACCAAAGCCGACCTCGAGCAGGGTGTCGTATACGAATCGTCCTTGTAGGTGCGTGAGGGTGGCATCAGCCAACCGTTCAGGTGTACTCACCTGAAGATGGAAGCAGCTGAGTCACTGGCCACAGGTGCACACAAAGGGCGATATCCATGTCGTGCAGAGAGCACTGCATTAGGGGGTGCTTCGTGCTTGCAGCAAGTCTGAGAGCTTGAGCCCTCCGCCGAGAGCTTGAGATGCCGTTGCTGCCGACGAAAGCCTCAAACAAAAAGGTGAAATGTGCGAGTCGCTTGAACACGGGTCTGGTGCCAGAGGTTTGTAGTAGGAAATAGGGGCCGTCGGGAGCAAGGAGATAGCTGTCACGTCTGTCTGCGCCTTCATCAGCAGTTGTTTCGGTTTATGCAGGTTGCCGCCCTGTCTCACTTGCTGGCTTCCTCTGTTGGGAGCCCATCCATATCAATCACGGACAGTCGGAACGGGAATGGAAGCTCACAACCGCGATGAATgtgttcctcctccacgaaaTGCCCCGACTCGAGAATCTCAGGCCTTGGCTGACGTCTCGACGCCCTAGTGCTAGGGCAtatggtggtgtgtgtgctGTCGACCCACGGCGTATCGTGGTCCACAACCGTTACAAGGGCCATCGTGGTCCTAGTAGCGCTAAGCCTGTCACTAATTATTAACAGATTGATAGCCATCAGGAAACGTGCCTGGAAAAAATGTCGCGCGTATCAGAAGATCTcgacgagggtggtggagtcGCACTGTCCCGTATTCTGTTGCATTCCACCCACTGCCAGTCACGTCCTCCTTGTCCAAGGAGAACGGGGTCCCGAGATGCGCCGAGCATGCCAACCACCCACTTAAcgcgttgctgttgctgccgcgTTGAGCTGTCTCTGAAGCCCTTGATAAGGGGTTGTGTGGACAGGTCGCGAACAATCTCGGATGAGGCGTGTATTGGTTCGAAGGATAACGAGAATTCCGCAAGCCACCGATGAGAAAGATCTTCAGGAACGGGCGGCGTCTTTCGCGGCTCGATTTCCACGATGCCCAAGACCCAAGTGAGCTGAAGAATGGGTACCGTCTACCCCGCCAAGCGGCCCAGTGCTAAGGTTGGACCGGGCATCCTGCGCATCTCACGGCACTACAGGCCGCTCCAGCGGTTTCAGCGTGCCGCCATTGGCCACGAGTGGCTTTCAGCGCCCAGAACCACTAACGTGCCCAGAGAATCCCATGTACCGGCTACCGGGGGGCTGCGTGGATAGCTGTGAATCACGAAGAGAAGCGAGGGCAGTGACGCCATGGGCCCATTATCCATTTCCTAGTTGTTGCTGTTTCCCGTGAGGCCGAGCTCCGCTGGCCTCACCACTCACCGGGGCTGCTTGCCCTGTCAACCCTTCCCTGCGGCAGCGCTGTGCCTTCCAGGTGTTCATGCAgcccctctcctcttccagctctCCCGTCCCCAAGAAACGTGTGAAGCTGTGTCCCATCAAatactaaaaaaaaaaccccccaaaaaaaacacagaGAGGCAGCAGGTGAAACTGCTGACACTGGAGAATCGTTGAGCGTGTACTCACTCCGTACCAGTATTTCATTACTTGTGCTCTTGAACCAGCAACAGCGGAGCCATCTTCGCCCATCAGTTGACTTATCGGCAACAGCGCTGGTCAGATCTGGCTCCTTCTCACCCAATCCTTGTCATCAAACACCCGCCTCTCCTCGCCGTCCCCACCTGCTCATTGTTGGTGCTTCGGCCGGCtggttttctcttttttaCCTGCAAACGCTCCCCACGCCgccacacacaccacctttttctcctcttccttcctccttcaacaccctcgcGGGAACACCATCGCTGTCCTTTTCTGTCCGTCGCGCGGCTTCGCCGTGTTCAATTCTAGCTCACGGACTCATCCCATCTCCGGCTCTCTCGCTCAGGTCTCTCATACGAATCATCAGGTCTCCAATCTCCAGCCGGTCTGATCGGGCTCAGGTGTCTCCAATTTTCCCCGAAACCCGCTGTCAGCAAATATCTCTTTCACCACTACCCAACCTGACAAAATTGTCCAACCTGGCATGGCCGTGGCCCAATCCCAGCCAATTCGTGTGTGAGGATCTACTGGGAACAGTTGCGTGGGATTTTCGACTCGATTGACAACGAAATACATCGCCGTGTACCAAACGAGAGATCCACCAGCTGCTCTCCCTAGGGTCAACGAACACCGACACAACACACCAATACCATACCATACAGCCTCGCCCACCATGGGGCAACCACTAACCGCCCTTGTCTGGGCTTTCTTTGGCATCGTTGCTCTGCTACCCAGCCGCTCTCAGGCAACGCCCTCTATCCCAATGGAGTATTGTGCCAGATACAACACTGGTCTCAAGTTTGACCCATGTAGGTGGTCAGTCATCTGGGCACACGGCTTCAGTATACTGACGTTGTGACTCCTGATAGTTGTCAGCGACTTCCAGAGCATGGGTCGTTGCAGAATAAACTGCACGGATCTGAACTTTGCTTTCGCAATTCTGCTCGAGAAAAAGTGCTGGTGCTCAAGCACCGTCCCTAACAAGGCCGATCAGAACGACATCTCGGACTGCAGTTTTCCATGCCCGGGCTATCCCGACGATATTTGCGGTGGAAAGGGTCCTGTTTATGGGTATCTTGAGATTGCCCAGTTCAAGCCTACAGCAACAGCGCCGCCAGCCCCATTTTCCACCACCCGACAGCCGTCCAAAACAGCATCCGTAAGTACTCCCCAATTTTCGAGCGCACAGCACAGAATGCCCGCCAAAGCCCTCCCGCAGccgtttttcttttgtctgcCTCAGCACCACGAGTCGTTGTTCCATCTCTTGGCCGTGCTTGAGAGCCCTGGAGTTACGGCCGTTTTTAACTTTCCCATATCACCCAGGCCCATGTCCCTGCACCCGTCCCTGTGACTATCGTGACCACTGAGGCTGAGATTGTGCAGAGCACATTGCACATCACAGTGACCGTGACACCGTCGATCTCCTCGGCGAGTgtatcttcttcagcttcatCTCCTGTAtgccttgtttttttttataaatatatatatatatatatatatatatatatatatatatattagttTGTTTGCGATGGCTGGCGACATTTAATTGTTTTGATTTGAGATGGAACATTGCTGACTTTTCAATAGCCTGATCAAGTCGTCACGTCGGAACCGGGCGGCGCAGTGGAGACGGTAACCGTTGGAGGCGTCGTCAAAACTGTGACGGCGGCCTTTCCCCAAGCCACCGGCGGGACGGTGCCAAGTTCTAGCAGTGGCCTGCAGGCCGGAGCCGTTGCCGGCATTGCCGTAGGCATCATCGGTGGCTTGTCGGTTCTTGGACTGTTCGTCTGGCTCttgtggaagaagaggagacaAGAAGAGCAGCAGGGATTTATCTCACCCATGAGAGGTGGTAGTGCTTCGGGCATGGGCTCTATGGGGTCAAAAGCCCCTCAAGTGACGGAGCAGCCATTAACATGGGAGGCCAAACGTCGAAGCCAGCTCATGCCCATTGACCCGCGACTCGATCCGTTCTACGTACGCGATCCGAACCGAAGCCGCGACAGCGTCAACTCCCTACAAGACAACCACGACTATTCCAGACGACTTGATGCGCCACGAGTGCTGAGAGCCACCAATCCAGACCCCGATTATTAGACTGGGGTTTTTTCTCGATCAATTCTTTCGTTTTGCAATTTTCTGGGTTGGAAAATAGGGGTCggcgggctgggctgggTTTTCATGACGTACACGAACGAATCCCGACTATCTTTTTTCTCTGGGGCATTTTCCGCGACGAGTTTTCGTTTTCTTCATTACTGCATTTGCATTCCACGATACCAATGGCGTTTTCGGGCTGGGTGGATACACTAGGAGATAAGGGAAGGGGGACACTTCCGTTGCAATCGCTACTGCTTGCCTGGTGGTTGTTTgagttgggttgggaggcaAGATAAAGTTATGTGTGCGGTCAAGAAAAGAtaggttttctttttgggctGGAAACAAAAGGCACAGTATGAATGGGGGGTTCTTTCCGTTCTGGGTGACAGCTGTGGTGATGGATTTAATAGGGGATGGTTAGGGCATGAATCGACTGACTGGCATGAAGCGATTCTGGAAAAGACTGATATGGCAAAAGGGTGGGTGAACACATGAAGTTGGCCAAGTGCTGGTCAACGGATGGTTTATTTGTACATATTTACATTGACATTGTCGAGGCTGCCGTCACCCACGATCTGAAGACCACAAGCACATATTTTATGTCTAAAGTTTTTATGTTTTCATATTGCTCAATTGCTGAACAGTCTTCGAGATCCTTCAACCTCGGACTCTCCACGGGGATAATATTCAGCGTGGACTGCGCCGCAGTTAGGCAGATGAGAAACAGCTATCCAAATATCATTGGCCAAGCTTGTAGCTCTGAGGTCGTGATTTCCGACCTCCGAACCGGTGAGATTCGAACTGTGCCGCCCGTAcctgatttttttttcttcccccgGATTCTGAAAGCAATGACACTGCCTCTTTGACAAAGTGGAGctgttggatgatgatgatgatgatgatgatgacaactGTGGGTGCTACGGGCATACTACAGGTGACTGCGTGAATAGCGTAACGAttttggttgtggttggcaAGATCGAGAATCGCATCTTCCTTTTCGACATGCATGAAACCAACCAACACATCATCAAACGATGGGATTGGGTGAGAGTTGGGGACGATCCAGACAGGAACAAGCTTTGgtagggaggggtggggatggaaagGGAAGTCGTGCCTGAATATCAGTTTTCTCCTCTAGCAAATAAATGTGAGCCGGATTTTCCGGTTGCTGGGTGTAACAATGGGTggctgaggttgtggtttCTTTTACCCCTGAAGATCCCCTGACGGCGTGCACCCAATGCCGTTTGGTGGTCACCCtccatgatggggaggagggggtaaTATATCGTTACTGTGTCCCGTACCTTGCATAGCATTCGGTTCATTGATGCTTGAGATCgagacaaacaaacaaaagcCTCCACGTTTGTCAAAACCGTCGAGATGGTTACCAGGATGGTAgtgaggatgaagagagaTGTGATGTCATCATCAATTTGAAACACCGCCAGCCCACTCACAAAATAACGATTGACAGTTCTGCAGCAAAAAAGACGACCAACAGAATCCGCAAACTTGAGAGGTGGTAGAATAACTTGGTCATATCTCCGGACCCTCAGGTATCCGGGTAGATGTAGTGGATATGCTGACTACAACCAAGAAGGCGATACGCGGACAGATACAACAGCAACCCTCAACATCAAACGATCGCGGACTCGGCCTTTATCACCGACGTTGCCGTGCTCGCAGCTCCATTCTGCCGGTATCAATGAGTTGCAAAGCTTGATTTGGAGATCAGCCGGAGGAAAATGAccggccgaggtggatgggagtgCTATCAATCACTTTTCCGGTTGTTGCCAGTTACCTGCGGTTGGGAGATTAGGGGTGGGTTACATGACGTAGAGGACTTGCAGGTGCAATCACGGCTCGGCTTTTTTGTAGCAAGGATGATGGAACAATTGTTATCAAAAGGGTTTTGATGAATGGATGTTGTCAAGTGTCTCCCTTGAGCAAGCTGGTTTCGCTGCTGACTCTTCGAAGCCCAGAACCAGAGGGATCCTTGCAGAACGTACACCCAAACTTGACATTCACAGCAATTCAACTCCATAAAACAACGTGCGCCAAACATTTATTCTCCCCAAGCAAAACAAACAAGATACACTGTCAAACGGCTATACCACTATTCACACTCCAACACGTCCTCACAACAACCTTGACTTGTACACAATATTGACCCAACAAATTATCATACACCCTTCTCACCCCTTCAAGCCACCCCCATTTCACCATTCGGCTCCCCTAAACCTCCATCaaaacctcaccctcatccagcaaatccaccaccttcttcagaTTCCCAATCaagctcctccccaacccaacaagcAACAACTTCTCTGCATTCGCCGGCAACCCCAAATACGTAGGCGGCTCTCTCTCAGGCAGCCTCTGGATCCACCCCATAAACTCCTGAAGGGACGTTCCGCTGGGAACAACCAGCTCCTCGCTCCCCGTCTCGGGCGTGCCCTCGACAAGCTTGTGACCAATATCAAACGCGGCCGGGGTCAAGAAAGTAGACACGATCTGCCGCAGCATGTTCATGTCCCCTTCGTCATCAATCTTGCCTCCGTAGGTTTCTGTGATCAAATACCGGATCATGTCCCAGGGAATGTTGGTCGGCGCAATGTTGGTGCGGTTTTGTGCGGCGACGTCGATCCAAGTGTCAATGACAAAGGCGGAGCATTCGTACTATTTTCCATGTTAGTGTCCTGTCAATTTCCAGCAAAAGTTGTTCGGAGGGACTTACATCAGCATCGTTGAACTCCCAGaaccccttccaacccagATTGGGGGCATACCGCAACCTCTCCTGCACCACAGCATGCAGGAACGACAGCAACAGATACAGTCGCGTTCTCTCCACAGGTGACTTGACGCTCCTTGTGCTCAGCGAGCCCATCGAGTCCTTCATATTGGCCCTCACACCAGCAGGCTGCTCGTACATCAACACTCGGGATGCTCTCAGCAGGTTAACAGGAATCTTTGGCGAAGACTCCATAGACAGGAACAGTCTAAACTCTGGGTTCGGGTTCAGGCTCTCCATCCGCTTCTCAAGTGACTGAAGCCAAGTAGGAGACAAGTGGACGTTCTTGATGAGGACCCAAGAGCCGGTCTGGGCAGCATTGCTGATAGCCTTGTCCGCACTGGCCAGACCTTCGTTGGAACCCATGGCAATGTTGGTGCAGCGGACACGCATGCGCTCAACCAGACTGTCAACCTTGTAAGAGGCGTCAAAGCCAGGGCTAGAGACAAGGGAAATGGGGCGAGTAGCAGAAACCTGATCGACAGTCTGCTTGAGATCCTCGACAATGTCAAACAGATCATTGCCAAACACCAATGTTACAAACCGTTCGGCAGTAGGGACGAACCGATCAAGACGGAAAAGCTTGACCAAGAGCAGCGATATGAGAGCGCGATCCGTCTCAGCAACACTGTCATCCCAGATCTTGGGCACGAAGTTCTCAGCAAGCTCCTCAGAAAGAAACTTGTCCCAGTCCGCCTCAGGCACATTCTCAATCTTGTCCTTGAGAGCAGTGATACGCTTGGCCCGAGCAAAGACCTCGTCCTTGGCGCCAATGTCAGTCGAGAGGTCCTTACCCTCCACCTTTTCATCAAGAATAACATCCAACAGGCCCTTGTCCATTTTGTAGGGCGATGCCTGAGCAAGCAGCATGGCAAGCGTGATCCTGTCTTTTTGCAACAGACCCAGAGCAGTTCGCTTGAAGGCAGCCACGAAGAGATCCTTGACAATGATATCTCTCCTTACGTTATGATTCTGCTCCCCGTCCAAGTGCGGGTTGCCGTGCAAGACCGAGTGGAAGATATCCAGGAAATACTGCAGCGAGAACTGATAGAAGTGATTGATGTAGTGCAGCTGCTCGAGGACAGCAAAGACAGCACTGCAAGATCTGGCAATGATGTTGTACTGCAGCGtgatctcctccacctcggccatAACACCCTCGGTGTTGCTCATCTTGGTTGAAATCTCGGCCGCCTCCGTCTTGAGAGTCTCGAGTGTCTCGATGACATTGTCATCATCCAGTATATTGCCACGAGATTCGTTGAGCGCTTGCAGCAGACGCTTCTCAAGCTGTCGAAGATGAACCTTGAACTCTCCTTGTAACTTGATGAGGTTGGAACGACGCTCATCAACATCAGGACGCTCAGACTTGAGCACCTCAGCCAAAGACTGGGTTTGCAAACTGCTTTGAGTGACAGTAAAGTTGACAAATGTCGTCCGCGAGCAGATATCAGGAGCAAAGGTGGCCGAAGGATCCCGCGTGGAAAGGTAAATCTTGAACGCAGGCGAGAAATCGATCTGCTGCTTTCCAAGCTGGATCAGCACACGACCACCAGTCTTTTGGTACTCCTTATTGAGCACATGATTGAGCACAGGGTCGAGATGTTCGGCATCCTGGATGAGGATCGGGTTACCGAAACGGAGAGAACTCTCGAGCTGCTTGGTGAACGAATCATCCAAGAAGCTGGTCACGGTAAGCCGGCGGTCCTTGCACTCGCGCTGCAAGAACTCAGTGACACGGCCCGAGGGGTCGATGATGAGCGGGTACCGGTTGAAGCGCTGCAAGATGATGGCGTTTTCTGTGCACAGGTCGTCCACAGGCAGCGTGTTGGCCTGCCAGCTGAGCCTCTCATCGGCCGTCGAGAGGTATTCCGTGACAGGATTATGCTGCTTGAATTGAATACCACTGAGATGCAGCTGGTGCAGCCAATCCTCCATCATCGATTTTCTGAACACCTGGTCATAGAGACCGCTGTACGCCAagaaagcagcagcaaccaacACATCGCCCACTAATGTGCTGATCTGCGTCTCGAACGACttgctgccctcctcccagcgTGTCCTCTCACTCGACAAGCTATCGAGCAGCTTGACACTGCGGTCGACCTTGAATTGCACCCTTGACATCTCCGACTTGATAGCCTGCGTCTCGCTGATCAACGACGCATACTCAACCTTGTAAGTGGCAATGCTAGCCTCGAGGTTTTCAATCGTCTGCTCGACCGCCTTGGCCTCAGCCTTGGTCTGGAGAGCCTGTTCCTCGAGCTGCCGCACTTCCTCTCTCAGCGGCCCAACACGGTCCAAGATCTCGGCGTACTGCACCTGCGCCTCAACCCACTGGACAAGCGGACCGCAAGCCTTGGAGGCACGGTTGACCTTCTCAAAGGTAAACTCGGGGTTGGCCAAGAACTCGTTCcgcatcttcatcctcagcGCCTTGGTCATCTGCCTCTCATTGTCaaagttgatgatgctggcgATGAAATCATCACGACGGACAACAGCCTGAATCTGCTTCCAATCGTTGACCTTGTGACCAATCAATGTGCAGACTGAATCGAGCGCCAGCCTGACACCAGGTGGAGGCGCAGACATGGACCTGACTTCGGTAAGCTGGGGTTTCTTGATGTTGCCGACACtagccttggccgcctcaaCAGCCGGTTCGGCCTTGGCTAAATCCTCCAACACAAACTTCTTGCGAGAAgcaacctcagcctcctgCTTCCCAAGCGCAACCTGAATCTCCAACGAAGCATTCTTCCTCTGCTCAGCCTCACGCTGATCAGCAACCATCCTCTGCAGCTTCTCATTGGCCTCCGCATCCTTCTGCTCAAGctgggccttcttctccgccagaCTGACCCTCAAATCCCGAACCTTGTCGACCGTATCTCtcagcttctccaacccaacattCAAATGCCTCTGTTGCTCCTCCAAatcttctctcttctcatTGTACAGCTTGACATACTGCGCCACAAAGTCCAGGAAATGTCTCGGAGTAAGGAAAGTGACCTTGCCCTGCTgcttgaggagcttgctGTTGAACCGCTGCAACGAGTAGTGGATATACACCATGGAGTTGACGACCGCCTCTCTGTGCGACGGCGGCAGGTTGAGACTGCGGTACGCCACAGGAATTGTATCGGGAGCAGCCCAGTTTGACCTGTCCAAGTCCACAGAGTGCGTGAGCTCATGACCGACCTGGAACAAAGCCTGATCGGACCAGTCACCGAACCAGTTGAGCACGCAACGGTTGAACAGCGCAGGCGACGTCGCGGCCTTGGAACTCAAGCCATCCTCCGGCGGGTTCATGGTGAACACCACGTGCAAGTTCTTGACAATCTGCCCCGTGAACCACTTGTACAGCTCCTCCTGTGaatccaacaacagccctTGTCGCTGAGCACCCTCCTTGCAAGCCGTCATCAACGCAGCCaaatcatcaccctcaaacAGACCCGGCACCTCAGCATTGGCCAACAGAGTATTCATCCTCTCTAGGAAACCCGAATCCAGCACA
This genomic stretch from Podospora bellae-mahoneyi strain CBS 112042 chromosome 1 map unlocalized CBS112042p_1.2, whole genome shotgun sequence harbors:
- a CDS encoding uncharacterized protein (COG:S; EggNog:ENOG503P1PK); the protein is MGQPLTALVWAFFGIVALLPSRSQATPSIPMEYCARYNTGLKFDPFVSDFQSMGRCRINCTDLNFAFAILLEKKCWCSSTVPNKADQNDISDCSFPCPGYPDDICGGKGPVYGYLEIAQFKPTATAPPAPFSTTRQPSKTASPDQVVTSEPGGAVETVTVGGVVKTVTAAFPQATGGTVPSSSSGLQAGAVAGIAVGIIGGLSVLGLFVWLLWKKRRQEEQQGFISPMRGGSASGMGSMGSKAPQVTEQPLTWEAKRRSQLMPIDPRLDPFYVRDPNRSRDSVNSLQDNHDYSRRLDAPRVLRATNPDPDY